The following are encoded in a window of Solibacillus sp. FSL R7-0668 genomic DNA:
- a CDS encoding EamA family transporter, with amino-acid sequence MKNKRMIGFLLVISGCFFWGIGGTVSQQLFAQGIEVSWLVSTRLLIAGTLLLLTQAIFKDRTQILMIWREKYSATRLVIFALVGMLAVQYTYMASIKEGNAAVATLLQYLAPVMIIVWVAVRGQAKFTRKDAVTISLALGGSFLLLTNGSISALAVPLPAVIWGLLSGASLAFYTLYAIPLLRRFDSLVVVGWAMVLAGIAMSFVQAPWEVNVTAWTATTIFYLIIVIIFGTMLSFWFYIESLQTLSVKETSLLGNIEPLTAVLATVLWLKEPFGPFQWLGTSLILVMMIYLALKGEKKSEPKQSELVH; translated from the coding sequence ATGAAAAACAAACGAATGATTGGCTTTCTACTCGTTATCTCCGGCTGTTTTTTCTGGGGAATTGGCGGGACCGTTTCACAACAGCTTTTTGCTCAAGGGATCGAGGTCAGCTGGCTCGTATCAACCCGATTACTCATTGCCGGCACGCTCCTATTACTTACACAGGCCATCTTTAAAGACCGAACACAAATTTTAATGATTTGGCGAGAAAAATATAGCGCAACCCGACTGGTAATTTTCGCGCTGGTCGGTATGCTAGCCGTTCAATATACATATATGGCCTCGATTAAAGAAGGCAATGCAGCCGTCGCCACGTTATTGCAATATTTAGCACCCGTGATGATTATTGTCTGGGTTGCGGTGCGTGGTCAGGCAAAGTTTACGAGAAAGGATGCGGTGACGATTTCACTCGCGCTTGGCGGTAGCTTTTTATTATTAACGAATGGATCGATTTCGGCGCTTGCCGTTCCGCTCCCCGCTGTAATTTGGGGACTACTTTCAGGTGCTTCACTCGCTTTTTATACGCTGTACGCCATTCCGCTTTTAAGACGGTTTGATTCATTAGTCGTTGTTGGTTGGGCAATGGTGCTTGCCGGTATTGCGATGAGCTTTGTCCAAGCACCGTGGGAAGTAAATGTTACCGCTTGGACAGCGACGACAATCTTCTATTTAATCATTGTCATTATTTTCGGAACGATGCTGTCATTTTGGTTTTATATCGAAAGCTTACAAACATTATCCGTAAAAGAAACAAGTCTGCTTGGCAATATTGAGCCACTTACCGCCGTGCTGGCAACAGTTTTATGGCTAAAAGAACCATTCGGACCCTTTCAATGGCTCGGCACATCACTTATTTTAGTGATGATGATTTATCTTGCGCTAAAAGGTGAAAAAAAATCAGAGCCCAAACAATCTGAGCTCGTTCATTAA
- a CDS encoding N-acetylmuramoyl-L-alanine amidase: MLTISAGHFGKGTGANGFIDEGSEVMEVVTAIQARFQKSQIAAQCIIDRQSKNQAQNLRYLIAAHNQTKRVLDVSIHFNAVSGIREVGIGTEVLYVNPNLKSFAATMSAAIAKAGGFKDRGAKYRSNLAWLNGTVKPAILIEICFVNSRTDVQAYEKNKTQIVEAIFMALESYCKKSKNNLKKL; this comes from the coding sequence ATGTTAACAATCAGTGCAGGGCATTTCGGCAAAGGAACAGGCGCAAATGGCTTTATCGATGAAGGAAGTGAGGTGATGGAGGTGGTCACGGCCATACAAGCGCGTTTTCAAAAAAGCCAGATCGCCGCACAGTGCATCATCGATCGGCAGTCTAAAAACCAAGCGCAAAATTTACGCTATTTGATTGCCGCGCATAACCAAACGAAGCGTGTGCTCGATGTCAGCATACATTTTAATGCAGTTAGCGGAATACGTGAGGTAGGCATTGGCACGGAGGTTTTATATGTCAATCCGAACTTGAAGAGCTTTGCTGCGACCATGAGTGCCGCCATTGCCAAAGCAGGTGGTTTCAAGGACCGTGGAGCCAAGTATCGCAGCAATTTGGCCTGGTTAAATGGAACTGTCAAGCCCGCCATCCTCATTGAAATTTGCTTTGTCAATTCGAGAACGGATGTACAAGCTTATGAGAAAAATAAAACGCAAATTGTGGAGGCAATTTTTATGGCATTGGAAAGTTATTGCAAAAAAAGCAAAAATAATTTGAAAAAGTTGTAA